A genomic region of Runella rosea contains the following coding sequences:
- the pcaF gene encoding 3-oxoadipyl-CoA thiolase has product MKQAYIIDTVRTPIGSFGGSLSNVRADDLAAIPIRELIKRTPSIPLDAIEDVILGCHNQAGEDNRNVARMALLLAGLPYTVPGETVNRLCSSGMSAVIHANRAIKADDGDVFIAGGMEHMTRGPWVISKTSKPFGNDAQMFDSSFGWRFVNPQMHKLYGTDAMGVTAENLAEMYHISREDQDLFAYNSQKKAFAAQQSGMLNEEIVAVEWADKKGNVTVFDKDEFIKGNSTLEKLAQLKPAFKKENGTVTAGNSSGLNDGAAAMFIASEAAIKRFDLAPKARIVSSAVVGVEPRIMGIGPLPASQKALQKAGLTLAEMDVIEFNEAFAAQCLAVTRNLGLADDDPRINPNGGAIALGHPLGMSGTRIIQAAVNQLIRTQKRYALVSMCVGVGMGYAVIVERV; this is encoded by the coding sequence ATGAAACAAGCCTATATCATTGATACCGTCCGGACGCCGATTGGAAGTTTTGGTGGCAGTTTGTCGAACGTCCGTGCTGATGATTTGGCGGCCATTCCCATTCGAGAACTCATCAAACGGACGCCTTCCATTCCGTTGGATGCCATCGAAGATGTGATTTTGGGCTGTCATAATCAGGCAGGAGAAGACAACCGCAACGTAGCGCGGATGGCGCTGCTGTTGGCGGGTTTGCCTTATACTGTGCCCGGCGAAACCGTCAATCGGTTGTGCTCTTCTGGCATGTCGGCGGTTATTCACGCCAACCGCGCCATCAAAGCCGATGATGGAGATGTATTTATCGCGGGTGGTATGGAGCACATGACGCGCGGTCCGTGGGTGATTTCCAAAACATCCAAACCTTTCGGAAACGACGCCCAAATGTTTGATTCTAGCTTCGGATGGCGATTTGTTAATCCCCAGATGCACAAACTTTACGGCACTGACGCCATGGGCGTAACAGCCGAAAACCTCGCTGAGATGTACCATATCAGTCGCGAAGACCAAGACTTATTTGCTTACAATTCGCAGAAAAAAGCCTTTGCTGCCCAGCAAAGCGGAATGTTGAATGAAGAGATTGTGGCGGTAGAATGGGCCGATAAAAAAGGGAATGTGACGGTTTTTGACAAAGATGAATTCATCAAAGGAAACTCAACCCTTGAAAAATTAGCCCAACTGAAACCTGCGTTTAAGAAAGAAAACGGAACCGTGACCGCAGGTAACTCGTCGGGACTCAACGACGGGGCGGCGGCCATGTTTATTGCCTCAGAAGCGGCAATAAAGCGTTTTGATTTAGCGCCGAAGGCCCGCATTGTCAGTTCGGCGGTGGTGGGGGTAGAGCCGCGTATTATGGGCATCGGCCCGTTGCCCGCTTCGCAGAAAGCCCTTCAAAAAGCGGGCTTGACCCTTGCCGAAATGGACGTGATTGAGTTTAACGAAGCTTTTGCGGCCCAGTGTCTGGCCGTTACCCGGAATCTAGGACTCGCCGACGATGACCCCAGAATTAACCCCAACGGCGGAGCCATTGCCTTGGGACATCCGCTGGGTATGTCGGGTACCAGAATCATTCAAGCGGCGGTCAATCAATTGATTAGAACCCAAAAACGCTACGCGCTTGTGTCGATGTGCGTAGGCGTAGGCATGGGTTACGCTGTGATTGTAGAGCGAGTATAA
- a CDS encoding 3-oxoacid CoA-transferase, which yields MKEVPIIDVATAAQMVKDGDTILQGGFGMTGNPVHLMHALAETGTKNLTFIGNNVGEVGIGGGRLLQNGQIKKMIGSFFTSNPDAVKAAQSGQVAYELLPQGTLAEAIRAGGAGIGGFYTPTSAGTLIAQGRETKIIDGAEQVFIKGIRGNVAFIRAWRADTAGNLQYRMTEQNFNKAMATAADLVIAEVEEIVPVGEIAPEHVHTPGCFVNYLVQATLTLEDLGSSASVSSSKKVDESRMNMAKRALSELKKGDVVNLGIGIPTLVADLITEEHGIILHTENGMLGVGPVPTDGGGAMNYPVNAGKIPVTALKGSSYFDSADSFAMIRGRHIDAAIMGGLEVDEAANLANWAVPGKPLLGVGGAMDLAKGAKRLIITMTHTNPDGSSKIVPACTLPLTASGVVDLVITDLAVFAFPENKLTLIELMPGATLEEVKAKTSASFVEQLA from the coding sequence ATGAAAGAAGTTCCAATTATAGATGTGGCAACCGCCGCCCAAATGGTCAAAGATGGCGATACGATTTTGCAGGGTGGCTTCGGCATGACGGGAAATCCCGTTCATCTCATGCATGCCTTGGCCGAAACGGGCACCAAAAACCTCACTTTTATCGGTAACAACGTGGGGGAAGTGGGCATTGGCGGTGGGCGTCTGCTCCAAAATGGGCAAATTAAAAAAATGATTGGGTCGTTCTTTACGTCCAATCCCGACGCCGTCAAAGCCGCTCAAAGTGGTCAGGTTGCGTATGAATTGTTGCCACAGGGCACGTTGGCCGAGGCCATTCGGGCGGGTGGTGCGGGTATCGGAGGTTTTTACACGCCCACATCGGCGGGTACGCTCATTGCGCAAGGCCGCGAAACCAAAATCATTGACGGAGCCGAGCAGGTATTCATCAAAGGAATTCGCGGAAATGTGGCCTTTATTCGTGCGTGGCGGGCCGATACCGCGGGCAATTTACAGTACCGCATGACCGAACAGAACTTTAACAAAGCCATGGCCACGGCCGCCGATTTGGTCATTGCCGAAGTCGAAGAAATTGTACCCGTGGGGGAAATTGCCCCTGAGCACGTTCATACCCCCGGCTGCTTTGTCAATTACTTGGTACAGGCTACGCTGACCTTGGAAGATTTGGGGTCGTCGGCGTCGGTTTCGTCTTCCAAAAAGGTGGATGAAAGCCGCATGAATATGGCCAAACGGGCGTTGTCGGAGCTAAAGAAAGGCGATGTTGTGAATCTCGGCATCGGCATTCCTACCCTCGTAGCCGATTTGATTACGGAAGAGCACGGCATTATTTTGCACACCGAAAACGGAATGCTGGGCGTAGGTCCCGTGCCTACTGATGGGGGTGGTGCTATGAATTATCCCGTAAATGCGGGTAAAATTCCCGTAACGGCGCTCAAAGGAAGCAGTTATTTCGACAGTGCCGATTCGTTTGCTATGATTCGCGGTCGGCACATCGACGCTGCCATTATGGGCGGTTTGGAGGTAGACGAAGCGGCCAACTTAGCCAACTGGGCCGTGCCCGGAAAGCCACTCTTGGGCGTGGGTGGAGCGATGGATTTAGCCAAGGGTGCCAAACGCCTCATTATCACCATGACGCATACAAACCCCGATGGCTCGTCCAAGATTGTTCCTGCCTGTACGTTGCCGCTGACGGCTTCGGGCGTGGTAGATTTGGTGATTACTGATTTGGCCGTGTTTGCTTTTCCAGAAAATAAATTGACGCTTATCGAACTGATGCCCGGCGCGACGTTGGAAGAAGTAAAAGCCAAAACAAGTGCTTCCTTTGTGGAGCAACTTGCCTGA
- a CDS encoding 4-hydroxybenzoate 3-monooxygenase, translating into MKTIKTQVGIIGAGPAGLTLAHWLKKHGIEAVIIEHRSREYIQGRVRAGLLEQNTVDILKELGLADRLVKEGQEHHGVYLNFDGKRVRVPFGQLTGGRNITIYGQQEVVKDLTEAWLEKNGQLLFEAPALELEGIETDTPKIHFEHNGEKGIIECDFIAACDGFHGLGRKSMPKDAYKEYSVTYPFSWLGILAHVAPSSEELIYAYHERGFALHSLRSEKVSRLYIQVENDDHVDNWSDEQIWEELSVRLGTEGWKLNSGPIFEKSITPMRSYFIDNMQHGRLFLAGDAAHIVPPTGGKGLNLAVADVKHLVDGFRDFYEKASMQALDNYSTIALKRIWRAQDFSNFMTTLFHKQYEHGSFHYQLQKAKFDYIQLSEAYAMTIAENYVGLPFESFEALD; encoded by the coding sequence ATGAAAACAATAAAAACACAAGTTGGCATCATAGGAGCAGGGCCAGCGGGCTTAACCCTTGCCCATTGGCTCAAAAAACACGGGATTGAAGCGGTCATCATTGAGCACCGTAGCCGCGAATATATTCAGGGAAGGGTGCGGGCGGGTCTTTTGGAACAAAATACGGTCGATATTCTTAAAGAATTGGGATTGGCTGACCGCCTGGTCAAAGAAGGACAGGAGCACCATGGAGTCTATTTGAACTTTGACGGAAAGCGCGTAAGAGTGCCTTTTGGACAACTTACGGGCGGACGAAACATCACGATTTATGGTCAGCAGGAGGTCGTCAAAGACCTGACGGAGGCTTGGTTGGAGAAGAATGGCCAATTGTTGTTTGAGGCCCCCGCTCTTGAACTAGAAGGCATCGAAACCGATACTCCCAAAATACATTTTGAACACAATGGCGAAAAAGGAATCATTGAATGCGATTTCATCGCCGCTTGCGACGGTTTTCATGGCTTGGGCCGTAAATCAATGCCCAAAGACGCCTATAAAGAATATTCGGTCACGTATCCGTTTAGTTGGCTGGGGATTTTAGCCCACGTAGCGCCTTCTTCTGAGGAGTTGATTTATGCCTATCACGAGCGCGGATTTGCGCTGCATAGTTTGCGTTCAGAAAAAGTAAGTCGATTGTACATCCAAGTAGAAAACGACGACCACGTTGATAACTGGTCGGACGAGCAAATTTGGGAAGAGCTTTCGGTGCGTTTGGGTACGGAAGGTTGGAAGCTGAATTCTGGGCCGATTTTTGAAAAAAGCATCACGCCCATGCGCAGCTATTTTATTGATAATATGCAACACGGGCGTTTGTTTTTGGCAGGCGACGCCGCCCATATTGTGCCTCCAACGGGTGGAAAAGGACTCAATCTGGCCGTGGCAGACGTAAAACATTTGGTGGATGGATTCAGAGATTTCTACGAAAAAGCGTCGATGCAAGCGTTGGATAATTATTCAACCATTGCCCTGAAACGTATTTGGCGCGCGCAGGATTTCTCCAATTTTATGACCACCTTATTTCACAAACAATACGAACACGGGTCGTTTCATTATCAACTGCAAAAGGCAAAATTTGATTATATCCAGCTGTCGGAAGCGTACGCAATGACCATCGCCGAAAACTACGTGGGCCTCCCTTTTGAGTCCTTTGAGGCGTTGGATTAG
- the pcaDC gene encoding bifunctional 3-oxoadipate enol-lactonase/4-carboxymuconolactone decarboxylase PcaDC encodes MKTNYKLQGTPNSPVLIFSNSLGSEMMMWDELVPHVLPYFRVLQYDTRGHGGSYEESSSVESYTIGLLGQDVIDLMDSLGIETACYCGLSMGGLIGQWLGIHYPNRFKKIVLSNTGAKIGNDERWNSRIETITQQGMQAIVDDTMERWFTESFRQQNPQRVAETKAMFLRSHVAGYAACCGAIRDADFRETLMKLSVETLVITGDEDPVTNVEQAEFLAKHIPHASLKVLNARHLASTELPQEYAQTLIDFLVGNTAFEKGMHVRRSVLGEAHVDKANANINPFNADFQSFITNYAWGEIWTRPDLSKHNRSLITLAMLIALNRKTEFKMHVRAAFNNGVTVAEIKEIIMHSALYCGLPAANEAFHTAQEVINELNITT; translated from the coding sequence ATGAAAACCAACTACAAACTTCAGGGAACGCCCAATAGCCCAGTGTTGATTTTTTCTAACTCGCTGGGATCAGAAATGATGATGTGGGATGAACTCGTTCCGCATGTCTTGCCCTATTTTCGGGTGTTGCAGTACGACACCCGAGGCCATGGGGGTAGCTATGAGGAATCGTCTTCGGTAGAATCATACACCATTGGCTTATTGGGCCAAGATGTGATTGATTTGATGGACAGCCTCGGCATCGAAACTGCCTGTTACTGTGGTCTTTCTATGGGTGGATTGATTGGGCAATGGCTGGGGATTCATTACCCAAATCGTTTCAAAAAGATTGTTTTGAGTAATACGGGTGCTAAAATCGGCAATGATGAACGCTGGAACTCTCGCATCGAAACCATCACTCAACAAGGAATGCAGGCCATCGTTGACGATACCATGGAGCGGTGGTTTACGGAATCGTTTCGGCAGCAAAATCCCCAACGAGTGGCCGAGACCAAAGCCATGTTTTTGCGTAGTCACGTGGCGGGATACGCCGCTTGTTGCGGTGCCATCCGCGATGCTGATTTCAGAGAAACGCTGATGAAGTTATCTGTTGAAACACTGGTGATTACGGGGGATGAAGACCCCGTTACGAACGTTGAACAGGCGGAGTTTTTGGCAAAACATATACCTCATGCCTCTTTGAAAGTCCTAAATGCCCGGCACCTAGCAAGTACCGAATTGCCGCAAGAGTACGCCCAAACACTCATTGATTTTTTAGTTGGTAACACCGCTTTTGAGAAGGGAATGCACGTTCGGCGGTCGGTGTTGGGTGAAGCGCACGTTGACAAAGCAAACGCTAATATCAATCCCTTTAATGCTGATTTTCAATCTTTTATTACCAACTACGCTTGGGGCGAAATCTGGACACGCCCTGATTTATCGAAGCACAACCGCAGTCTTATCACCTTGGCGATGTTGATTGCGCTCAACCGAAAAACGGAATTTAAAATGCACGTTCGGGCGGCGTTTAACAACGGAGTGACGGTGGCTGAAATCAAAGAGATCATCATGCATTCGGCCCTTTACTGCGGTTTGCCTGCGGCCAATGAAGCCTTTCACACAGCGCAGGAAGTCATCAACGAACTGAACATAACTACCTAA
- the pcaB gene encoding 3-carboxy-cis,cis-muconate cycloisomerase — MGLYSELFYSDDINELFSERNTIGHMLRVEAELARAQEVAGVIPAGVADLIAMCCQSDLIDMTRLKSEIKLGGNAAIPLVKQLTRIVKNNDVEASKYVHLGATSQDVVDTAAVLQMQEFGQWLAQKLSLLIRHLVEKTSSYRSTPMIGRTLLQQARPITFGLKTAGWLESIGRTQERIEEVKKRLFVVQLAGAVGSGNAQISSEVQQIFAQNLGLQTSFSWQSNRDTFAEWASVLGILTGTLGKIAKDVSLLMQTEVGEVYEGAAEGKGGSSTMPHKRNPVTCAAMLANSARLPHLVATVLSAMPQEHERSAGLWHSEWEVLTQIMTLTAGTVERAIELLEGLEVDEKRMLANLELTQGLIYAESVSLALAPKMGKNQAHEWVEKACKTAITQQKHLKEVLLELKIDVPSVDELFKPENALGLSLEMIDKVLKKFGR, encoded by the coding sequence ATGGGCTTATACAGCGAATTGTTTTATTCGGACGACATCAATGAGCTCTTTTCGGAGAGGAATACCATTGGGCACATGCTCCGCGTTGAGGCCGAATTGGCGCGCGCGCAGGAAGTGGCAGGGGTGATTCCAGCGGGAGTGGCCGACCTCATTGCTATGTGTTGTCAGTCTGATTTGATTGATATGACCCGGCTTAAGTCTGAAATTAAATTGGGGGGCAATGCCGCGATTCCGTTGGTGAAACAATTGACCCGCATCGTAAAAAATAATGACGTAGAAGCCTCCAAATATGTGCACTTAGGTGCTACTAGTCAGGATGTTGTGGACACAGCCGCCGTTTTGCAAATGCAGGAGTTTGGTCAATGGTTAGCACAAAAATTAAGTTTGCTCATCCGTCATTTAGTGGAAAAAACAAGCAGCTACCGAAGTACACCCATGATTGGCAGGACGCTGCTGCAACAGGCACGACCGATTACGTTTGGACTGAAAACGGCGGGTTGGCTGGAAAGCATTGGCCGAACGCAGGAGCGCATCGAAGAAGTCAAAAAACGTCTTTTTGTGGTTCAGTTGGCGGGTGCGGTAGGTAGCGGCAACGCGCAGATTTCGAGCGAGGTACAGCAAATTTTTGCGCAAAACTTAGGGCTACAAACCTCGTTTTCGTGGCAGTCAAACCGCGATACTTTCGCCGAGTGGGCGAGTGTATTGGGGATTTTGACGGGCACGTTGGGTAAAATCGCCAAAGATGTGTCGCTGCTGATGCAAACCGAGGTGGGAGAGGTGTATGAAGGTGCGGCTGAAGGCAAAGGCGGGTCGAGTACCATGCCGCACAAACGCAACCCCGTTACTTGTGCGGCCATGCTGGCCAACTCCGCCCGGTTGCCGCACTTGGTGGCTACGGTGCTTTCGGCCATGCCGCAGGAGCACGAGCGTTCGGCGGGGCTGTGGCATTCTGAATGGGAAGTGTTGACCCAAATCATGACCCTGACGGCGGGCACTGTAGAACGGGCCATTGAGTTGCTGGAAGGATTGGAAGTGGATGAAAAGCGGATGTTGGCCAATCTGGAACTGACCCAAGGGTTGATTTATGCCGAAAGTGTATCGTTGGCATTGGCGCCTAAAATGGGGAAAAATCAGGCCCATGAATGGGTCGAAAAAGCCTGTAAAACTGCCATTACGCAGCAAAAACATTTAAAAGAAGTACTGCTAGAATTGAAAATAGACGTACCCTCGGTGGATGAACTGTTTAAACCAGAAAACGCGCTGGGGTTGAGTTTAGAAATGATTGATAAGGTATTGAAGAAATTTGGACGCTAA
- the pcaG gene encoding protocatechuate 3,4-dioxygenase subunit alpha, with amino-acid sequence MLQTPSQTVGPYFAYGLTPEQYLYDFKSLSNNVLANPLDEANVVNVVGKVFDGNGDVIPDAMIEIWDTQHQRFGRFGTGTDPQNRFIFHTFKPTSVDGQAPHLSVIVFMRGQLIHSYTRIYFEDEVELNAQDEILSTVPVDRRDTLIASKNAAGYEFNIYMQGEKETVFFEI; translated from the coding sequence ATGTTACAAACACCTTCTCAAACTGTCGGGCCTTATTTTGCGTACGGACTCACCCCCGAACAATATTTATATGATTTTAAAAGCTTGTCTAACAATGTATTAGCTAACCCTCTCGACGAAGCCAACGTCGTTAATGTGGTGGGTAAAGTTTTTGATGGCAACGGCGACGTGATTCCCGATGCCATGATTGAGATTTGGGATACGCAGCACCAACGTTTTGGGCGTTTCGGGACGGGCACCGACCCGCAAAATCGGTTTATTTTTCATACATTTAAACCCACTTCGGTTGATGGACAGGCCCCGCATCTAAGCGTGATTGTGTTTATGCGCGGGCAGCTAATTCATTCTTATACACGTATTTACTTTGAAGATGAGGTGGAACTCAATGCGCAAGACGAAATTTTAAGCACCGTTCCGGTTGACCGACGCGACACCCTCATCGCTTCCAAAAATGCGGCGGGTTATGAATTCAATATTTACATGCAGGGCGAAAAAGAAACGGTATTTTTTGAGATTTAA
- the pcaH gene encoding protocatechuate 3,4-dioxygenase subunit beta yields MSQLIYNTFDYEVQPPRLAPDYKSTVLRAPSKPLVVVKQSLSELTGPVFGDFNLGKFDHDLTKNSIKNGEPMGERIVVHGKVMNENGRPIPNTLIEIWQANAAGRYVHKVDQHDAPLDPNFLGAGRCMTDAEGNYRFYTIKPGAYPWGNHPNAWRPNHIHFSLFGANITNRLVTQMYFPGDPLLQYDPIFLGVPPKGRELLISTFDLSITEPNFALGYRFDFVLRGHQATPFENV; encoded by the coding sequence ATGAGCCAACTCATTTATAATACTTTCGATTATGAAGTCCAGCCGCCTCGGCTTGCTCCCGATTATAAATCGACCGTACTGCGTGCACCTAGCAAGCCGTTGGTCGTGGTAAAACAGTCACTTTCGGAGTTGACAGGTCCAGTATTCGGGGATTTTAACTTGGGCAAATTTGACCATGACCTGACCAAGAATTCGATTAAGAACGGCGAGCCGATGGGCGAACGCATCGTGGTGCATGGCAAAGTGATGAATGAAAACGGGCGCCCGATTCCCAATACGCTGATTGAGATTTGGCAAGCCAACGCGGCGGGTCGGTACGTCCATAAAGTAGACCAACACGATGCCCCGCTCGACCCTAATTTTTTGGGCGCGGGGCGCTGTATGACGGATGCGGAAGGAAACTATCGGTTTTATACCATCAAGCCTGGAGCGTATCCTTGGGGCAACCACCCCAACGCTTGGCGGCCCAATCACATCCATTTTTCGTTGTTTGGGGCCAATATCACCAACCGTTTGGTGACCCAAATGTACTTTCCCGGTGACCCACTGTTGCAGTACGACCCCATTTTTCTGGGCGTGCCGCCCAAAGGACGTGAGCTTTTGATTTCAACCTTTGATTTGAGCATCACCGAGCCAAATTTTGCGTTGGGATACCGTTTTGACTTTGTTTTAAGGGGGCATCAGGCCACTCCGTTTGAAAATGTATAA
- a CDS encoding helix-turn-helix domain-containing protein, producing the protein MNPKGLVNFKGLYGDNRSPLVPNFIHHELLETRSKIYDWEIHEHLHTDLYQVFIIQSGSGVLRSENKEFAIESPCLITIPANTLHGFMFQPEIVGEVITFSESFLESLFKNSPKIGLEISRLKQLSFSDDDSAFNRILFLKTEIMKELLEENPEKQAVLQSLFQLLFLTIYRQALTQSSPVTTSDNRTLQYFQGFQKSIKQSLQESKSINQYAQELNITPVHLNRICQNLVQKSALQVVHDYLINEAKKYLLNTNYSISEVSYFLNFKDPAYFTRLFKKYTGVAPSEFRKN; encoded by the coding sequence ATGAACCCAAAAGGACTTGTCAATTTCAAAGGATTATATGGCGACAACCGCTCACCGCTGGTGCCCAATTTCATCCACCATGAATTATTGGAAACCAGGAGTAAAATCTATGATTGGGAAATTCACGAGCACCTGCATACCGATTTGTATCAGGTATTTATCATTCAGTCGGGAAGCGGGGTGCTTAGGTCTGAAAACAAAGAATTTGCGATTGAAAGCCCTTGTCTGATTACCATTCCCGCCAATACGCTGCACGGGTTTATGTTTCAGCCAGAAATCGTGGGCGAAGTCATTACGTTTTCGGAGTCATTTTTGGAGAGTCTTTTCAAAAACTCCCCCAAAATCGGCCTCGAAATCAGCCGCTTAAAACAGCTATCCTTTTCCGACGACGATTCGGCATTTAACCGAATTTTATTCCTCAAAACGGAGATTATGAAGGAATTGCTCGAAGAAAACCCCGAAAAACAGGCGGTTTTGCAGTCCCTTTTTCAATTATTGTTCCTGACGATTTACCGACAGGCCCTCACCCAAAGCAGCCCCGTAACCACTTCTGACAATCGAACGTTGCAGTATTTTCAGGGGTTTCAGAAGAGCATCAAACAGTCGTTGCAAGAGTCAAAATCCATCAATCAGTACGCCCAAGAGTTGAACATTACCCCCGTTCACCTCAATCGTATTTGCCAAAATTTGGTCCAAAAATCCGCCCTGCAAGTCGTACACGATTACCTCATCAACGAAGCGAAAAAATATCTTCTCAACACAAACTACTCAATATCAGAGGTTTCTTACTTTCTAAATTTCAAAGACCCCGCCTATTTCACGCGTTTGTTTAAAAAATACACGGGGGTGGCTCCGAGCGAGTTTAGGAAGAACTAA
- a CDS encoding NAD(P)/FAD-dependent oxidoreductase, with the protein MSAKVVIIGAGHGGLQAAASLREEGFEGEIVLISEENDQPYQKPPLSKGYLQGKQSEEAILFRSPHFFQNHQIDLRLGVNIAQLDTVGQLVITQEGETIDYTHLILATGAANRKLTMEGAADVLYLRTLADAKAIAHRLETAHKVAIIGGGFIGLELAALAKEKGKEVSVIEAQSRLMERVLPAVISDVFQKTHEKNGVQVYLNTLTKAIDGQYIIISDGKKIEADLILAGIGVIPETSLAVEAGIACENGILVNEYQQTSVANIYAIGDCANHYNAFAQKRLRLESVQNAVDQAKTAVNHVLGKAQPYHAVPWFWTNQYHLKLQMAGISAGFDRYVLRGDIDTDKFSVYYFQKNRLIAVDSLNRPADHLNARKLLAAQLSPTEAQISDLNVNLNQLLT; encoded by the coding sequence ATGAGTGCAAAAGTTGTCATCATCGGCGCTGGGCACGGGGGTTTGCAGGCGGCTGCGTCGTTGCGCGAAGAAGGGTTTGAGGGCGAAATTGTGTTGATTTCGGAAGAAAATGACCAGCCCTACCAAAAACCGCCACTCTCCAAAGGTTATTTGCAGGGAAAGCAGTCGGAGGAAGCCATTTTGTTTCGTTCCCCGCATTTTTTTCAAAACCACCAGATTGACCTTCGGTTAGGGGTCAATATCGCTCAACTCGATACGGTGGGGCAGTTGGTGATAACGCAAGAAGGCGAGACCATCGACTACACGCATTTGATTTTAGCGACGGGAGCTGCCAACCGAAAATTGACGATGGAAGGCGCCGCCGACGTGCTTTACCTGCGCACTTTAGCCGATGCCAAAGCCATTGCGCACCGACTCGAAACAGCTCATAAAGTAGCCATCATTGGTGGTGGGTTTATTGGCCTTGAATTGGCCGCGTTGGCGAAGGAAAAAGGCAAAGAAGTGAGTGTTATTGAGGCGCAGTCGCGTTTGATGGAACGGGTGCTACCGGCGGTTATCTCGGATGTTTTCCAAAAAACGCACGAGAAAAACGGGGTTCAAGTGTACCTCAATACTTTGACAAAAGCAATTGATGGTCAGTATATTATAATAAGTGATGGCAAGAAAATCGAAGCCGATTTGATACTGGCGGGCATTGGGGTCATTCCCGAAACGTCGTTGGCGGTAGAGGCGGGAATTGCCTGCGAAAATGGTATTTTGGTAAACGAGTACCAACAAACTTCGGTCGCCAACATTTACGCCATCGGCGATTGTGCCAATCATTACAACGCTTTTGCCCAAAAAAGACTGCGTTTGGAATCGGTTCAGAATGCCGTTGACCAAGCCAAAACGGCCGTAAATCACGTATTGGGGAAAGCCCAGCCTTACCACGCAGTGCCTTGGTTTTGGACCAATCAATACCATTTGAAACTCCAGATGGCGGGAATTTCGGCAGGTTTTGACCGCTATGTGCTGAGAGGCGACATTGACACCGACAAGTTTTCGGTCTATTATTTCCAAAAAAATCGGTTGATTGCCGTTGATTCGCTCAATCGTCCTGCCGACCACCTCAATGCGCGTAAATTATTGGCAGCCCAACTGAGTCCAACCGAAGCCCAAATCAGCGATTTGAATGTGAACCTGAATCAATTGTTGACATAA
- a CDS encoding 2Fe-2S iron-sulfur cluster-binding protein — MPKVIYIENNGTEHQVDLPLGATLMEGAVQNDIKGIVAECGGSCMCATCHIYVDEQFMGLLPEMEEEENEMLEGATAERMSNSRLGCQVRISNKLDGVIVRIPEKQ, encoded by the coding sequence ATGCCAAAAGTAATTTATATCGAAAACAACGGCACAGAACACCAAGTGGATTTGCCGTTGGGGGCTACCTTGATGGAAGGAGCCGTTCAGAACGACATCAAAGGAATTGTGGCCGAATGCGGCGGCTCATGCATGTGCGCCACCTGCCATATTTACGTGGATGAACAATTTATGGGTCTTTTGCCCGAAATGGAAGAAGAAGAAAACGAAATGCTCGAAGGTGCGACCGCCGAGCGCATGTCAAACAGCCGCTTGGGGTGCCAAGTACGTATTTCCAACAAATTGGACGGGGTCATTGTCCGTATCCCTGAGAAACAATGA
- a CDS encoding SDR family NAD(P)-dependent oxidoreductase has product MFELKDKIVVITGAAGGLGRAFAQAFAVQGAKVVVCDKNYAGAQETAQMLDGMALEVDVTNEQSVEKMANEVLVAFGKIDILVNNAAIYATIQRKPFYELTEAEWDLVLDVNLKGVWLVSKAVCRSMRANKYGKIINISSATVMSGSPNWSHYVASKGGVIGLTRSMAKELGDFNINVNAIAPGFTLTEASLGLMENAANYGVDRGAIKRPSTMEDIVGTALYLASSAADFVTGQTIVVDGGKQFI; this is encoded by the coding sequence ATGTTTGAGCTCAAAGATAAAATTGTTGTGATTACGGGCGCGGCGGGTGGACTTGGTCGAGCCTTTGCGCAGGCCTTTGCCGTCCAGGGAGCCAAGGTCGTTGTTTGCGATAAAAACTACGCAGGAGCGCAGGAAACGGCACAAATGCTGGACGGAATGGCCCTTGAAGTGGACGTGACCAACGAGCAATCCGTGGAAAAAATGGCGAATGAAGTACTGGTCGCTTTCGGCAAAATTGACATTTTGGTCAACAACGCCGCCATCTATGCCACCATTCAACGTAAGCCTTTTTATGAACTCACAGAAGCCGAATGGGACTTGGTGCTTGACGTCAATTTGAAAGGAGTCTGGCTGGTGTCAAAAGCCGTTTGTCGGTCGATGCGTGCCAACAAATACGGAAAAATCATCAACATTTCTTCCGCAACCGTCATGAGTGGGTCGCCTAATTGGTCGCACTATGTGGCCTCAAAAGGGGGCGTTATTGGGCTGACGCGTTCGATGGCCAAAGAATTAGGTGATTTTAACATCAACGTCAACGCCATCGCGCCGGGCTTTACGCTCACGGAAGCTAGCTTGGGCCTGATGGAAAATGCCGCCAACTACGGCGTAGACCGAGGAGCCATCAAACGCCCGTCAACGATGGAAGACATTGTGGGCACGGCCCTCTATTTGGCTTCCTCTGCCGCCGACTTCGTGACGGGCCAAACCATCGTGGTAGATGGTGGTAAGCAGTTTATTTAG